A genomic region of Balaenoptera acutorostrata chromosome 4, mBalAcu1.1, whole genome shotgun sequence contains the following coding sequences:
- the LOC102998214 gene encoding LOW QUALITY PROTEIN: keratin-associated protein 24-1 (The sequence of the model RefSeq protein was modified relative to this genomic sequence to represent the inferred CDS: inserted 1 base in 1 codon; substituted 1 base at 1 genomic stop codon), with translation MHSGSMSLLGYPGNCSGTSYTTHXYISVALCSSDVSPTFGLALPSSYQGNLWLLDNCQETHDEAPSCESPNCETKSCTTSCDQSNSSVPSSSPTVGKICSACETTNTGPSPSCNPCTQTKGYVSDCCTPSYXTSKAFQSLSNVFKCFGQLNCLSKSFWPLNSYRLGSLGYRSYKNLGFIHNGFPPSCYITNSCQSQRYLIRNCQYLYYWPRSCQPLSYFSRNFRSLSCIPSTFPPARCLCSGCRSLNCY, from the exons ATGCACTCAGGCTCCATGTCTCTTCTGGGCTATCCTGGGAATTGCAGTGGCACatcctacacaactcactgataTATTTCTGTTGCTCTTTGCTCCAGTGATGTAAGCCCTACCTTTGGGCTTGCCTTACCCAGTAGCTACCAAGGAAATCTCTGGCTCCTGGATAACTGCCAAGAAACCCATGATGAAGCACCAAGCTGTGAATCTCCCAACTGTGAGACCAAGAGCTGCACCACAAGTTGTGACCAATCAAACTCATCTGTGCCCTCCAGCTCTCCAACAGTGGGCAAAATATGCAGTGCCTGTGAAACTACCAACACGGGACCCAGCCCCAGCTGCAACCCGTGCACTCAGACCAAGGGGTATGTATCTGATTGCTGCACACCCAGCT GTACATCCAAAGCCTTCCAAAGCCTCAGCAATGTCTTCAAATGCTTTGGGCAACTTAACTGTTTATCCAAGAGTTTCTGGCCCCTAAACAGCTACAGACTGGGTAGTTTGGGGTATAGAAGCTACAAAAATCTTGGCTTCATACACAATGGCTTCCCACCATCATGTTATATTACCAACAGCTGCCAATCCCAAAGGTATTTAATAAGAAATTGCCAATACCTGTATTATTGGCCCAGGAGCTGCCAACCACTAAGCTATTTTTCAAGAAACTTCCGGTCTCTGAGCTGTATACCAAGTACCTTTCCTCCTGCGAGGTGTTTATGTAGTGGCTGCAGATCTCTGAATTGCTATTGA